The genomic segment CCCGTAGACGTCGTCACTGGCGACCGCGACCTGTTCCAGCTCGTCGACGACTCTCGCTCCGTGCGGGTGATCTACACGTCACGCGGTGGCGTGGGCAATCCCGATCTCGTCGACAACGCTTGGATGCGCGAGCGTTACAGCATCGATTCCTCCCAGTACGTCGACTTCGCAGTGATGCGCGGCGACCCATCGGATGGCATTCCGGGTGTGCCGGGCATCGGCGACAAGACAGGTGCCGTTCTACTGAACGAATTCGGAGATCTTGACGGGATCATTGCCGCTGCGGAGGACCCCTCGAGCTCGATCAAGCCTCGCGTACGTCAATCGCTGAAGGACTCGGCCGACTACATTGCCGCCGCTCGTACGGTTGTTGCTGTCAAGCGTGACGCCTGTGAGGCATCCGCGTGGACGCTTGAGACGCTGACTGCGGATCAGCAAGCGACCTTCAGGGCATTCGCCGAGCGCTGGGGAATCGGCGGAGCCGCAGAACGAGTGCTCGAAGGACTCGCAGTCAGCTCGTGATCGACGTGTAGGACACGACACCATGGCGCAGCCCGTCGAGCGCCTCGCGTGCAGTTTTGCGCAAGGGACCCGGGCCCGACGCATCGGCGACTTGGGCGACGACGTCGATCAGTTGCTTCATGGCGCGGACAAAGTCACCTGCGGCAAGCTCCATGTCGGTGAGCACATCGTCGAGTGATGCCCCCATGGACCATTGCCAGACGGCCTGAGCGAAGCCGAAGTCCGGTTGATGCAGGAACTTCACGCGGTGCTCGCGCTCCAGGCGTTCAAGTTCGGCACCTAGAGAGCTCATCGCATCCGCAACATCTCGTACGTTCTTCGTTGGGTAGCGCGGTGCAGGCGCATCATCGGAGTTTCGCGATTCGTATGTCAGCCCACTGATCGCTGCAGCCAGCTCAGGAGCGTCGAGGTTGTCCCATACGCCTTCGCGAATGCACTCGCTGACGAGGAGGTCGAGCTCGCTGTAGACACGCTGCAGCTTCTTGCCGTCCTCGGTGACTTCGTCGCCGTCCAGGTAGCCGAGCACGTCGAGCACTTCGCATAC from the Aeromicrobium panaciterrae genome contains:
- a CDS encoding 5'-3' exonuclease translates to MPNGRLLLLDSASLYFRAFFGVPDSLKAPDGTVVNALRGMLDFIATLSTEFKPTAIVACWDDDWRPQWRVDLMDTYKTHRVGEDGGEGDTTDGLLGPQVPLIAEALALLGIPRIGAAGAEADDIIGTLSGQWDGPVDVVTGDRDLFQLVDDSRSVRVIYTSRGGVGNPDLVDNAWMRERYSIDSSQYVDFAVMRGDPSDGIPGVPGIGDKTGAVLLNEFGDLDGIIAAAEDPSSSIKPRVRQSLKDSADYIAAARTVVAVKRDACEASAWTLETLTADQQATFRAFAERWGIGGAAERVLEGLAVSS